Proteins from one Anopheles nili chromosome 2, idAnoNiliSN_F5_01, whole genome shotgun sequence genomic window:
- the LOC128729135 gene encoding zinc finger protein 33B-like, producing the protein MAKNLHEINSICRLCLCEDEEQLIPALNIIDPTLTEDDIERFTGIRILGEEEYICFSICSECSNKLVKFSLFRTTCLNNDVHFKQLFEDFRKSTGNDADEKDNVSVLDMNHSIDEECIEIEEETSIKQQFLHEEHLDENYRNCDSILEETPISSKGSGYHKRCSTCGKVVSDIRSHILTHTQEKKFTCPHCPVKMTLKSNLNIHIRSVHLKQISKTCKLCKQDFVNYNSYKSHMASQHGSGEYECKICSKNFTHIRTYKIHVNRYHGFKKDEIGSKQKKKQLCGICGVMVSQLTSHIYTHTQEKNFACPHCSIKMADRANLGRHIRSVHLKNDIKTCDICDKGFKYVSSYKSHMLSQHGIGKTFDCSTCNKKFNHLHGLKTHIARMHSSELKFECSTCGMMFKIKSSLTRHQMVHTKDQPYVCNQCPKRFKTRHGRNSHQLTHSGIVFPCPQCDKSYRYKDVLSTHIRQNHSHVKSEISTDSS; encoded by the exons ATGGCGAAAAATTTACACGAAATAAACAGTATTTGCCGGTTATGTTTATGTGAAGACGAAGAACAGTTGATTCCTGCATTAAACATCATCGATCCTACACTCACTGAAGATGATATCGAACGATTCACGGGTATTAGG ATTCTCGGAGAAGAGGAATACATATGCTTTTCGATTTGTTCAGAATGCAGCAACAAGCTAGttaaattttctttatttcgtaCCACCTGTCTGAACAATGACGTCCATTTTAAACAACTCTTTGAAGACTTTCGTAAAAGTACCGGAAATGATGCTGACGAGAAAGATAATGTTTCAGTTTTAGATATGAATCATTCAATCGATGAAGAATGTATCGAAATCGAAGAAGAAACATCCATCAAACAACAATTTTTGCACGAAGAACATTTAGATGAAAATTATAGAAATTGCGACAGCATTCTCGAAGAAACT CCCATTTCAAGCAAGGGTTCGGGCTACCATAAACGCTGTAGCACATGCGGCAAAGTGGTATCTGATATTAGGAGTCATATACTGACGCATACTCAGGAGAAAAAGTTCACCTGTCCACATTGTCCAGTTAAAATGACTCTGAAGTCCAACCTAAACATACATATTAGATCTGTACATTTAAAACAGATTTCAAAAACATGTAAACTGTGTAAGCAAGACTTCGTTAACTACAATTCGTACAAAAGCCATATG gCCTCTCAGCATGGATCCGGCGAGTATGAGTGTAAAATATGCTCGAAAAACTTTACGCATATTAGAACGTATAAAATTCACGTGAACCGATATCACGGTTTTAAAAAAGACGAAATTGGAagtaaacagaaaaagaagcagcTCTGCGGAATCTGTGGGGTGATGGTCTCGCAATTAACTAGCCATATATATACGCACACCCAAGAGAAAAATTTTGCTTGCCCTCACTGTTCCATAAAGATGGCAGACCGAGCTAATTTGGGGCGACATATACGGTCAGTGCATTTGAAGAATGATATAAAAACATGTGATATTTGCGACAAAGGATTTAAATACGTCAGCTCTTACAAATCCCATATG CTTTCTCAACATGGCATTGGAAAAACGTTTGATTGTAGCACgtgcaataaaaaattcaatcaTCTTCATGGCCTTAAAACACACATCGCTCGAATGCACAGTAGTGAATTGAAATTCGAGTGTAGTACATGCGGTATGATGTTCAAAATCAA ATCCTCGCTAACCAGACATCAGATGGTTCACACGAAAGATCAACCGTATGTCTGCAATCAGTGCCCGAAGCGTTTCAAAACTAGGCATGGAAGAAATTCGCATCAGTTAACTCACAGTGGCATCGTATTTCCTTGTCCACAATGTGACAAATCGTACCGCTACAAAGATGTTCTGAGTACGCACATACGCCAGAATCACTCACATGTAAAATCCGAAATTTCCACCGATTCCAGCTGA